A DNA window from Alligator mississippiensis isolate rAllMis1 chromosome 11, rAllMis1, whole genome shotgun sequence contains the following coding sequences:
- the LOC132243823 gene encoding uncharacterized protein LOC132243823, which yields MPGILPKSKAPGVDFCGVDKYYYIIRSDLGCYMRSTNFNEGKELNVYSLHPSCQGGEHYLAHQDDLFYIIKGGAYRRVSNMNTDADAVVYNLHPKCRGGDHYLSAFAHFYIIYNNKGVYRKVTNMNTDGDAVEYTLHPMCRNGLYYWGVKDYYYFVKPHDEWGVQYYRTTNFHENTDSVTYSFHPDVVNFLPGGLAITHGSCFGTWQAIKTISNDSNIPITWNKKITRKVGYTKEKMSSVEHNWKISISASYQSGALTEAISKYQFSFSTEYGGCSVNTEQETWSEATEEEESVNLTVKPNEKIYIWQYQLGLGKENILFCRDMTFDDDPTPPTKVPLPPSNQ from the coding sequence ATGCCTGGAATACTTCCGAAGAGTAAAGCTCCCGGAGTTGATTTCTGTGGTGTAGATAAATATTATTACATCATCCGCTCTGACCTGGGCTGCTACATGAGGTCGACCAATTTCAATGAAGGAAAAGAACTGAATGTGTATAGCCTGCACCCCTcctgccagggtggggagcacTATCTTGCCCACCAGGATGACCTTTTCTACATCATCAAAGGAGGAGCTTATCGGCGTGTCAGCAACATGAACACCGATGCAGATGCTGTTGTGTACAATCTCCATCCCAAATGTCGTGGAGGAGACCATTACCTCTCAGCCTTTGCACACTTCTATATCATCTACAACAACAAGGGTGTCTACCGCAAGGTCACCAATATGAACACTGATGGTGATGCTGTTGAATATACTTTGCACCCTATGTGTAGGAATGGTCTCTATTATTGGGGTGTCAAGGACTACTACTACTTTGTAAAGCCCCATGATGAATGGGGGGTCCAGTATTACCGAACCACGAACTTCCATGAGAACACAGATTCTGTGACTTACTCTTTCCACCCCGATGTTGTCAATTTTCTCCCAGGGGGACTAGCCATTACACATGGTTCTTGTTTTGGCacttggcaagccatcaagacCATCTCCAATGATTCCAACATACCCATCACCTGGAACAAGAAGATCACCAGGAAGGTGGGCTACACCAAGGAGAAGATGAGCAGTGTGGAGCACAACTGGAAAATAAGCATCTCTGCTTCATACCAGTCAGGAGCCCTCACTGAAGCAATTTCCAAGTATCAATTCTCCTTCTCTACTGAATATGGTGGGTGCAGCGTCAACAcagagcaggagacctggagtGAAGCCACTGAAGAGGAAGAGTCTGTCAACCTGACCGTGAAGCCCAATGAGAAGATCTACATATGGCAGTATCAACTTGGCCTGGGAAAGGAAAACATCTTGTTCTGCCGTGACATGACATTTGATGATGACCCCACACCACCTACCAAAGTTCCTCTGCCTCCTTCCAATCAGTGA